A window from Candidatus Methylomirabilota bacterium encodes these proteins:
- a CDS encoding SDR family oxidoreductase, producing MSDARLAGQVALVTGAGRGIGRAVAEAFAAEGAAVALAARSARELGQVSEAIHASGGRALAVPTDVRQEPAIAACVKRTVAELGRLDLLVAAAGVATFGPLADSRPADWDEIMAVNLRGAYLSCRAALPPMLAQRRGTIILVGSMVTSRTLPGSAAYTASKYGLLGLARVLTEELRGTGVRVGVLSSGAVDTPLWDAIPGAPDRKLMVRPAQVAAAALLMATLEPNAALEELTLMPSRGVL from the coding sequence GTGAGCGACGCGCGGCTGGCCGGCCAGGTCGCCCTGGTGACCGGCGCGGGGCGGGGCATTGGCCGCGCGGTGGCCGAGGCCTTCGCGGCCGAGGGCGCGGCGGTCGCCCTCGCCGCCCGATCCGCCCGCGAGCTCGGCCAGGTCTCCGAGGCGATCCACGCCTCGGGTGGGCGCGCGCTCGCCGTGCCCACCGACGTCCGCCAGGAGCCGGCCATCGCCGCGTGCGTGAAGCGCACCGTCGCCGAGCTGGGCCGCCTGGACCTCCTCGTCGCCGCCGCGGGTGTGGCCACGTTCGGGCCGCTGGCGGACTCGCGCCCCGCCGACTGGGATGAGATCATGGCGGTGAATCTCCGGGGCGCCTATCTCTCGTGCCGGGCCGCGCTGCCGCCCATGCTGGCCCAGCGCCGCGGGACCATCATCCTGGTCGGCTCCATGGTGACGAGCCGCACCCTGCCGGGCAGCGCGGCCTACACGGCGTCCAAGTACGGTCTATTGGGTCTCGCCCGCGTGCTCACCGAGGAGCTCCGTGGCACGGGCGTGCGGGTGGGGGTGCTCTCGTCGGGGGCGGTGGACACGCCTCTCTGGGACGCGATCCCAGGGGCGCCGGACCGGAAGCTCATGGTGCGGCCGGCGCAGGTCGCGGCGGCCGCGCTCCTGATGGCCACCTTGGAGCCGAATGCCGCGCTGGAGGAGTTGACGCTCATGCCCTCCCGGGGGGTGCTCTGA
- the tilS gene encoding tRNA lysidine(34) synthetase TilS, translated as MTIASSLPDRALASIRRHAMLRGGDVVLVAVSGGADSVALLDVLRALTPGLDLRLHAAHVNHGLRPESGADEAFVADLCRRWDIPLQVQRVEIERAPGAAWEGLEAAARQARHAALRRAAAVVGAHRIATGHTADDQAETVIMRLLEGAGPRGLGGIAPVRGVYMRPLLEVPRAAIEAHLRARGIDWVEDGSNRDPRFLRNRVRADVLPFLAARLDPAIATRLADGAAAARALVAELEDEARAVLARLGTREADGVVLPVRALGALPGELGAEVLRAAAETLGAGGARRAPGERALRRVLDPVRPRAARLGALVCERSGRWVRVGPPAGRVLVTREWGVPGALGLPEIDASLDARRVDRPADWKPAADVRRAAFDADRLPDRLTVRARRVGDRFLPWGAPGERRLKTFLIDAGVPRWRRAGVPLVEAGGDIIWIAGIRRGRAAPVTDATRRILEVTLVSPLAVSAARE; from the coding sequence GTGACCATCGCCAGTAGCCTGCCTGACCGCGCGCTCGCTTCCATCCGCCGCCACGCGATGCTCCGAGGCGGCGACGTCGTCTTGGTGGCCGTCTCCGGCGGCGCCGACTCGGTGGCGCTGCTCGACGTGCTCCGTGCCCTCACGCCCGGCCTCGACCTCCGACTCCACGCCGCGCACGTGAATCACGGCCTGCGGCCCGAGTCGGGCGCAGACGAGGCTTTCGTGGCCGATCTCTGCCGTCGCTGGGACATTCCCCTCCAGGTGCAGCGGGTGGAAATCGAGCGCGCGCCGGGCGCGGCGTGGGAGGGCCTGGAGGCGGCGGCCCGCCAGGCGCGCCACGCCGCCCTGCGGCGCGCGGCGGCGGTGGTGGGCGCGCACCGCATCGCCACCGGCCATACCGCGGACGATCAGGCGGAAACCGTGATCATGCGCCTGCTCGAGGGAGCGGGCCCCCGCGGGCTCGGCGGCATCGCGCCCGTGCGCGGCGTTTACATGCGCCCCCTCCTCGAAGTTCCCCGCGCTGCCATCGAGGCCCATCTCCGCGCGCGGGGGATCGACTGGGTGGAGGACGGCTCCAATCGCGACCCGCGCTTCCTTCGCAATCGGGTGCGCGCGGACGTGCTGCCCTTCCTCGCCGCGCGCCTCGACCCCGCCATCGCCACGCGGCTCGCGGACGGCGCGGCCGCGGCCCGGGCGCTGGTCGCGGAGCTCGAGGATGAGGCGCGCGCGGTGCTGGCGCGGCTCGGGACGCGCGAGGCCGACGGCGTCGTGCTGCCCGTCCGCGCGCTCGGCGCCCTGCCCGGGGAGCTGGGGGCCGAGGTGCTGCGCGCGGCCGCGGAGACGCTCGGGGCGGGCGGCGCGCGCCGCGCCCCCGGCGAGCGGGCGCTACGCCGCGTGCTGGACCCGGTGCGCCCGCGCGCGGCGCGACTCGGCGCGCTCGTCTGCGAGCGCAGCGGACGCTGGGTGCGGGTGGGGCCCCCGGCCGGCCGCGTCCTCGTCACGCGCGAGTGGGGGGTGCCCGGCGCGCTGGGCCTGCCCGAGATCGACGCCTCGCTCGACGCGCGCCGCGTGGACCGCCCCGCCGACTGGAAGCCCGCGGCCGACGTGCGCCGCGCGGCGTTCGACGCCGACCGTCTGCCCGACCGGCTCACCGTGCGCGCGCGGCGGGTCGGCGATCGCTTCCTGCCGTGGGGCGCGCCGGGTGAGCGGCGGCTCAAGACCTTCCTCATCGACGCCGGCGTGCCGCGCTGGCGGCGCGCCGGCGTGCCGCTCGTCGAGGCCGGCGGCGACATCATCTGGATCGCGGGGATCCGCCGGGGCCGCGCGGCTCCCGTCACCGACGCCACCCGGCGTATCCTCGAGGTGACACTCGTCTCGCCTCTGGCGGTGTCTGCGGCGCGAGAGTAA
- a CDS encoding DegQ family serine endoprotease, producing the protein MIRPCRRALVVLALVPMVALGAPPASRAQTPSASTPDSVRVLEALESAFVSVADRVMPAVVNVTVKSKRGPGGAELPGGPEMEERFKEFFGQEFFDRFFRKRSPRDDGRASGSGVIVDKQGLILTNAHVVENAAEIEVGLSDDRKFKATLVGRDPKTDLAVLRIEAPSGSFPVAELGDSDRLRVGQWAIAIGNPFGLDRTVTAGIISATGRTRVGVATYEAFIQTDASINPGNSGGPLLNLQGKVIGINTAIVASGQGIGFSIPINMAREVMGQLIAKGRVIRGWLGIVIQDLTPDLAAGFGINTTGGVLISDVMKDSPAEVAGMRPGDVIVEFTGAPIKEVIDLQRRVAAVEPGKPAGLTVIRDRKPTPLTVKIGEQPNEEVQVAAVPREERLGLTVEPLTQDAAERFGLTARSGVVVTGVKPGSAGAESGIRVGDAILEVNRRPVTSVETFMTLTATMKPGEIVPVYLQRGGGGNNEYVVLKAAEPGKP; encoded by the coding sequence ATGATCAGGCCGTGCCGTCGCGCGCTCGTCGTGCTCGCTCTCGTGCCCATGGTCGCGCTGGGCGCGCCGCCCGCGAGCCGCGCCCAGACACCGTCCGCGTCCACCCCGGATTCGGTGCGGGTGCTCGAGGCGCTCGAGAGCGCCTTCGTCTCGGTGGCCGACCGCGTGATGCCCGCGGTCGTGAACGTCACCGTGAAATCCAAGCGAGGGCCCGGGGGCGCCGAGTTGCCGGGCGGACCGGAGATGGAGGAGCGCTTCAAGGAGTTCTTCGGACAGGAGTTCTTCGACCGCTTCTTCCGCAAGCGGTCGCCGCGCGACGATGGCCGCGCCTCCGGCTCCGGGGTGATCGTCGACAAGCAGGGCTTGATCCTCACCAACGCCCACGTCGTGGAGAACGCCGCCGAGATCGAAGTCGGTCTCTCCGACGACCGCAAATTCAAGGCGACCCTGGTGGGGCGCGATCCCAAGACGGATCTCGCGGTGCTCCGGATCGAGGCGCCTTCCGGCTCGTTCCCGGTGGCGGAGCTCGGCGACTCCGACCGCCTCCGCGTGGGGCAGTGGGCGATCGCCATCGGCAATCCCTTCGGGCTCGACCGCACGGTGACCGCGGGCATCATCTCGGCGACCGGGCGCACCCGGGTCGGTGTCGCGACCTACGAGGCGTTCATCCAGACCGACGCGTCCATCAACCCCGGCAACTCGGGCGGGCCGCTCCTCAATCTCCAGGGCAAGGTGATCGGCATTAACACCGCGATCGTGGCGTCGGGGCAGGGCATTGGCTTCTCCATTCCCATCAACATGGCCCGCGAAGTGATGGGACAGCTCATCGCCAAGGGCCGGGTGATTCGGGGCTGGCTCGGTATCGTGATCCAGGACCTCACGCCCGACCTCGCCGCCGGCTTCGGGATCAACACCACGGGTGGTGTCCTCATCTCGGATGTGATGAAGGACAGCCCCGCCGAGGTGGCGGGGATGCGGCCGGGCGACGTCATCGTCGAGTTCACGGGGGCGCCGATCAAGGAGGTCATCGACCTCCAGCGGCGGGTCGCCGCGGTGGAGCCGGGCAAGCCCGCCGGCCTGACCGTCATCCGTGACCGCAAGCCGACCCCGCTCACGGTGAAGATCGGGGAGCAGCCGAACGAGGAGGTGCAGGTGGCGGCCGTTCCCCGCGAGGAGCGGCTCGGGCTCACCGTGGAGCCGCTCACCCAGGACGCGGCCGAGCGCTTCGGCCTCACCGCGCGGAGCGGCGTGGTCGTGACCGGGGTGAAGCCGGGCAGCGCGGGCGCGGAGTCGGGGATCCGGGTCGGCGATGCCATCCTCGAGGTGAATCGCCGCCCCGTCACCAGCGTCGAGACCTTCATGACCCTCACCGCGACCATGAAGCCGGGCGAGATCGTCCCCGTCTACCTCCAGCGCGGCGGGGGCGGCAACAACGAGTACGTCGTCCTCAAGGCGGCCGAGCCGGGCAAACCCTGA
- a CDS encoding molybdenum cofactor biosynthesis protein MoaE, whose protein sequence is MKVQVRLFARYREAAGRDRVEVELPEGGTVETAWEAVSSRFPALSAYRPFTLFAVDQDYVESDRALRPGEELCLFPPVSGGSAGPADTPDLVELTEARLSEPALMAAVEDGGAGAIVLFSGVVRDQTGGRRVKFLEYEAHAPMAVAKMREIAAAARTRFPGIRKLALVHRIGRLEIGESSVLIAVSTAHRGEAFEACRFAIDTLKETVPIWKKEYFEDGEVWVGLQCDHRQ, encoded by the coding sequence ATGAAGGTGCAGGTGCGGTTGTTCGCGCGGTACCGCGAAGCGGCCGGGCGCGACCGTGTCGAGGTCGAGCTTCCCGAGGGCGGTACGGTCGAGACGGCGTGGGAGGCGGTGTCCAGCCGCTTCCCCGCGCTCTCGGCATACCGCCCTTTCACGTTGTTCGCCGTCGATCAGGATTACGTGGAGAGCGACCGCGCGCTCCGTCCCGGCGAGGAGCTTTGCCTGTTCCCACCGGTCAGCGGCGGCAGCGCCGGGCCTGCCGACACCCCCGACCTCGTGGAGCTCACCGAGGCGCGCCTCTCCGAGCCGGCTCTCATGGCCGCGGTGGAGGATGGCGGCGCGGGGGCGATCGTCCTCTTCTCCGGCGTGGTGCGCGATCAGACGGGCGGGCGCCGCGTGAAGTTCCTCGAGTACGAAGCGCACGCGCCGATGGCGGTGGCGAAGATGCGCGAGATCGCCGCCGCGGCCCGCACACGGTTTCCGGGCATCCGTAAGCTCGCCCTCGTCCACCGCATCGGCCGCCTCGAGATCGGTGAGTCGAGCGTGCTCATCGCGGTGTCCACCGCCCATCGCGGGGAGGCCTTCGAGGCCTGTCGCTTCGCCATCGACACGCTCAAGGAGACGGTGCCGATCTGGAAGAAGGAGTACTTCGAGGACGGCGAGGTGTGGGTCGGGCTGCAATGTGACCATCGCCAGTAG
- a CDS encoding sigma-54 dependent transcriptional regulator, translated as MSAEPDPSHVYRPLPVVLVIDDEPGVRESLREIFKRDFEVLEAEDGAAALALVRSRRVDVALLDVRLPGERGPVVLPRLLALDDSIAVILMTAVPDVRTAVDTIKAGAYDYIVKPFDVDELLLLVKQAAQQRVLEREVCYLRAELDRAHGFDALVGRHPAMVRLYEQIAQVAQTHATVLVSGESGTGKELVARAIHRQSPRRDQPFVAVNLAAVPEGLFESELFGHEKGAFTGAHARKLGKFELAHGGTLFLDEVGSLRVDLQAKLLRALQEREVERLGGTRTIPVDVRVIAATNEDLRQLVRARAFREDLFYRINVAALTIPPLRERKEDIPLLVEHFIRKYAREFKKDVRGISRGALPSLGAYDWPGNVRELENVVERSVALATRPVIRLDDLPLDLALRDEPTRGAGSAPLSLKEARDRFEQVYILRALERENWNQSRAARRLGVHRNTLLARLAGWGIRRDEDAAGARGTAAAP; from the coding sequence GTGTCCGCCGAGCCCGATCCCTCCCACGTCTATCGTCCGCTTCCCGTCGTGCTCGTCATCGACGACGAGCCCGGGGTGCGCGAGTCGCTGCGCGAGATCTTCAAGCGCGATTTCGAGGTGCTCGAGGCGGAGGACGGCGCCGCCGCCCTCGCGCTCGTGCGCTCCCGGCGGGTGGACGTGGCGCTGCTCGACGTGCGCCTGCCCGGCGAGCGCGGCCCGGTGGTGCTGCCGCGGCTCCTCGCCCTCGATGACTCGATCGCGGTGATCCTCATGACCGCGGTGCCGGACGTCCGCACCGCGGTGGACACGATCAAGGCGGGCGCCTACGACTACATCGTGAAGCCCTTCGACGTGGACGAGCTGCTGCTGCTCGTGAAGCAGGCCGCCCAGCAGCGCGTGCTCGAGCGCGAGGTCTGCTACCTCCGCGCCGAGCTCGACCGCGCCCACGGCTTCGACGCGCTCGTGGGACGCCATCCCGCGATGGTCCGGCTCTACGAGCAGATCGCGCAGGTGGCCCAGACCCACGCCACCGTGCTGGTGAGCGGCGAGAGCGGGACCGGCAAGGAGCTGGTCGCGCGCGCCATCCACCGTCAGAGCCCGCGCCGCGATCAGCCGTTCGTCGCGGTCAATCTCGCCGCGGTGCCCGAGGGGCTGTTCGAGTCCGAGCTGTTCGGCCACGAGAAGGGGGCGTTCACCGGCGCGCACGCGCGCAAGCTGGGCAAGTTCGAGCTGGCCCACGGCGGCACTCTCTTCCTCGACGAGGTCGGAAGCCTGCGGGTGGACCTTCAGGCCAAGCTCCTGCGGGCGCTGCAGGAGCGCGAGGTGGAGCGCCTCGGCGGCACCCGGACGATCCCGGTGGACGTACGCGTGATCGCGGCCACCAACGAAGACTTGCGCCAGCTCGTGCGGGCGCGCGCCTTCCGCGAGGACCTCTTCTACCGGATCAACGTCGCCGCCCTCACCATCCCCCCGCTCCGGGAGCGCAAGGAGGACATCCCACTCCTCGTCGAGCACTTTATCCGCAAGTACGCGCGGGAGTTCAAGAAGGACGTGCGCGGGATCTCGCGCGGGGCGCTCCCGTCGCTGGGCGCCTACGACTGGCCGGGCAACGTGCGCGAGCTCGAGAACGTCGTCGAGCGAAGCGTGGCGCTGGCTACGCGCCCCGTGATCCGCCTGGATGACTTGCCGCTCGACCTCGCGCTCCGCGACGAGCCGACCCGCGGGGCCGGGAGCGCGCCGCTGTCGCTCAAGGAAGCGCGCGACCGCTTCGAGCAGGTCTACATCTTGCGCGCCCTCGAGCGCGAGAACTGGAACCAGAGCCGGGCCGCGCGGCGCCTCGGCGTGCACCGGAACACGCTCCTCGCGCGCCTCGCGGGGTGGGGGATACGCCGCGACGAGGATGCGGCGGGAGCGCGCGGCACCGCCGCCGCCCCGTGA
- a CDS encoding iron-sulfur cluster assembly accessory protein yields the protein MVTLTETAAKKISELRLEEGKPEWGLRIRLVGGGCSGMSYELGWDDTAAADDNIVESHGVKVFVDSRSLPYLDGSEIDYVDNNMLGAGFAIKNPNVKSSCGCGSSHQF from the coding sequence ATGGTGACGCTGACCGAAACGGCCGCGAAGAAGATCTCCGAGCTCAGGCTCGAAGAGGGCAAGCCCGAGTGGGGGCTGCGGATCCGCCTCGTTGGCGGCGGCTGCTCCGGGATGTCCTACGAGCTGGGCTGGGACGACACGGCCGCCGCGGACGATAACATCGTGGAGTCCCACGGCGTGAAGGTGTTCGTCGATTCCCGCAGCCTGCCCTATCTCGATGGCAGCGAGATCGACTACGTGGACAACAACATGCTGGGGGCCGGCTTCGCGATCAAGAACCCCAACGTGAAGTCGTCCTGCGGCTGCGGCTCGTCTCACCAGTTCTAA